In Streptococcus porcinus, the genomic window AAAGTTTCTGATAAAAAAGTAGAAGAATCATATAACAAGACAGCTAAGCAATATGGTTCATCATTCTCAGATGCTCTCGGTCAGGCTGGTTTAACAACTGAAACTTATAAAAAACAAATTCGTACAACAATGCTAGTAGAGTACGCTGTTAAGCAAGAAGCTAAAAAAGAATTAACAGATGCTAATTATAAGAAAGCTTTTGAGAATTATAGCCCAGAAATGACAACTCAAGTTATTATTATGGATGATGAAGCTAAAGCTAAAAAAGTGTTAGAAGAAGTTAAAGCTGAAGGTGCTGATTTCTCTAAAATAGCCAAAGAAAATACAGTTGAATCAGCTAAAAAGCTTGATTTCACCTTTGACTCAGCAGGGACTAATTTGCCATCAGACGTTATTTCTGCTGCAGGTAAGTTAAATGAAGGTGCTAAATCCGAATTGATTACTGTTATGGATCCTTCAACTTATCAGAAAAAATACTATATTGTAAATATGGTTAAGAAAGCTGAGAAAAAAGCAGACTGGAAAGAATACAAAAAACGCTTAACAGAAATTATCATGAAATCAAAAGAAAATGATACCGCGTTCCAAAATAAGGTTATCTCTAAAACATTGGACAAAGCCAACGTTAAGATTAAAGACAAAGCCTTTGCTAACATTTTGTCACAATTTGCTTCTAACAAAGGCAAAGGTGGAATTTCTTCAACAGTGGGTAAAAAATAAGGTTTGACCCGACTGAAAAAAGAAGTTATAATAAGACTATTAAGAATTGTTAATAATTAGGATTTTCACCAGAAAAGTGACGGTTGATGCGAGTCATGATTATTCTTATTAGCATGCTACTTAATAAATACAATTGCATATAACAATAAAGATAATGACAAGTTCATTGAATGGAGGTGGTACCGCGGTTTTCGCCCTCTAGACAATGCACTTGTCTTTTATCTTGATTAGGAAAAAAGGAAGGAAAGAAAGTTTTAAGACAAAAAGATGAGTTCAAACTGCATCAAACATATTAAAAATGTGGTGAGAGAATCTTCTTATGACAATTATTCCTTGTTGAGGAACTTTCTAACATGTAACAATGAAAACTTTAACATCTGCAGAAATTCGTCAAATGTGGTTAGATTTTTGGAAATCAAAAGGTCATGCTATTGAACCTTCAGCTAACCTTGTTCCGGTAAATGATCCTACGTTGCTCTGGATTAACTCGGGAGTGGCCACTTTAAAAAAATATTTTGATGGTTCTGTAATTCCTGAGAATCCAAGAATTACAAATGCTCAAAAATCTATACGTACAAATGATATTGAAAATGTAGGCAAAACGGCTCGCCATCATACTATGTTTGAGATGTTGGGCAATTTCTCTATTGGAGATTATTTCCGTGACGAAGCGATTGAGTGGGGATTTGAACTCTTAACGAGTCCAGAATGGTTTGATTTTCCAAAAGATAAACTTTATATGACTTATTATCCAGCAGATACTGATTCTTACAACCGTTGGGTTGCATTGGGTGTAGATCCAAGTCATTTAATTCCTTTAGAGGAAAATTTCTGGGAAATTGGTGCGGGTCCTTCAGGTCCAGATACTGAGATTTTCTTTGATCGTGGCCCTGCTTTTGATCCAGAAAACATCGGGATTCGTCTTTTGGAAGAGGATCTTGAAAATGATCGTTACATCGAAATTTGGAACATTGTTTTGTCTCAATTCAATGCTGATCCTGATGTCCCTCGTTCTGAATATAAAGAACTTCCTAATAAGAACATTGATACTGGTGCAGGTTTAGAACGCCTAGTTGCTGTGATGCAAGGGGCTAAGACAAACTTTGAAACTGACCTCTTCATGCCTATTATTCAAGAAGTTGAGAAACTTTCAGGTAAGGATTATGATCCAGATGGCGATAATATGAGCTTTAAGGTTATTGCCGATCATATTCGTGCTCTTTCATTTGCTATTGGCGATGGGGCCCTACCTGGGAATGAAGGTCGCGGCTATGTACTTCGTCGTTTGCTTCGTCGTGCAGTCATGCATGGTCGTCGATTAGG contains:
- the prsA gene encoding peptidylprolyl isomerase PrsA — translated: MKNSNKLVTGFVTLASVMTLAACSSTNDSTKVVTMKGDTITVTDFYKEAKTSTAAQQSMLSLIMSRVFEQEYGKKVSDKKVEESYNKTAKQYGSSFSDALGQAGLTTETYKKQIRTTMLVEYAVKQEAKKELTDANYKKAFENYSPEMTTQVIIMDDEAKAKKVLEEVKAEGADFSKIAKENTVESAKKLDFTFDSAGTNLPSDVISAAGKLNEGAKSELITVMDPSTYQKKYYIVNMVKKAEKKADWKEYKKRLTEIIMKSKENDTAFQNKVISKTLDKANVKIKDKAFANILSQFASNKGKGGISSTVGKK